One window of the Triticum dicoccoides isolate Atlit2015 ecotype Zavitan chromosome 3B, WEW_v2.0, whole genome shotgun sequence genome contains the following:
- the LOC119282193 gene encoding uncharacterized protein LOC119282193 — translation MSQEPERAAVTAASGELPPAKRKKTDPSFAECSPAVPAMATAGWSTLPPDLVRRVADSLLATNDIDCYMDYRAVCSGWRAATDDPRSDATDPRFRPRRWILLDEVFQSQGKEMLLLNIDTGRFLRKNLPQLGDYHAVAITHRGYLVLAEKSPPHAARVLNPLTGVVISFAAPVPPDVGIADVTFPHGTSLRLAVFCDSSGEAYAADPHSESFIRHEYEERATYDFFQKAAVGGVYARMPYHALLSNFFSSNHLGDPYSLEGFLVGLDGHICVVLKILDPGDPHGEFSLSAFQFDTETGMICRMKTTGRFAIFIGDHRCLAVDTDKFPGTEANCVYYTDHQGHICKCNIKDGKMEKISEAADFVKQDKQFVLVADRPCTIIHFLASYTVNIPDSQLALQQIP, via the coding sequence ATGTCGCAAGAACCAGAGCGTGCGGCGGTGACGGCTGCGTCCGGCGAGCTTCCGCCTGCCAAAAGGAAGAAGACTGATCCGAGTTTTGCAGAATGCTCGCCGGCGGTTCCGGCCATGGCGACCGCAGGCTGGTCCACGCTCCCGCCCGACCTCGTCCGCCGCGTCGCCGACTCCCTCCTGGCCACCAACGACATCGACTGCTACATGGACTACCGCGCCGTCTGCTCCGGCTGGCGCGCCGCCACCGACGACCCCAGGAGCGACGCCACCGACCCCCGCTTCCGCCCGCGCCGCTGGATCCTCCTCGACGAGGTCTTCCAGAGCCAAGGAAAAGAGATGCTCCTGCTAAACATCGACACCGGCCGTTTTCTCCGTAAGAATCTCCCGCAGCTCGGGGATTACCACGCCGTGGCCATCACTCACAGAGGCTACTTGGTCCTGGCGGAGAAAAGCCCTCCTCACGCCGCTCGCGTCCTCAACCCTCTTACCGGCGTCGTGATCTCTTTCGCGGCGCCCGTGCCCCCCGATGTGGGGATTGCTGATGTCACTTTCCCGCACGGCACTTCGCTCCGGCTCGCCGTGTTCTGCGACTCATCTGGCGAGGCTTACGCGGCCGATCCTCACAGTGAAAGTTTCATCAGGCACGAGTATGAGGAGCGAGCAACTTACGATTTCTTCCAGAAGGCAGCTGTAGGTGGTGTCTACGCACGCATGCCTTATCACGCCCTTCTTTCCAATTTCTTCTCCAGCAATCATCTTGGAGATCCGTACAGCCTCGAGGGTTTCCTAGTGGGTTTGGATGGGCATATATGTGTCGTATTGAAGATCTTGGATCCAGGCGATCCACATGGAGAATTTTCTCTCAGTGCTTTCCAATTTGACACCGAGACAGGTATGATCTGCCGTATGAAGACCACAGGCAGATTTGCCATCTTCATCGGTGACCACAGGTGCTTGGCTGTCGATACTGATAAGTTCCCAGGCACTGAGGCAAACTGTGTGTACTACACTGATCATCAAGGACATATCTGCAAGTGCAACATCAAGGACGGAAAAATGGAGAAGATCTCTGAAGCTGCAGATTTCGTTAAGCAGGACAAACAGTTTGTCCTGGTCGCCGACCGTCCTTGCACCATCATCCACTTTCTCGCCAGCTACACAGTCAACATCCCGGATTCTCAGCTGGCCTTGCAACAGATTCCATAA